CTCTAGAGCCTAAAAAGGAAAAACAAGACAAGGAAAATAAAAgcttgaaaagaaaagagaaggttGGAACATCTTTGCATATTCTAAGCAAAAAGCAATTTGAGCAAGGGAGTAAAGAGGCACAAGTTGTCTATGTCGTGGTAACCAAGGAAAATGACACCTCTACTCTTGAACATGAGAAACCATATGAAGTGTCACCCATACTTGCTAAATTTGAGGATGTTATCTCTAAACCTCCAAATGAATTGCCTCCCATAAGAAACATTCAGCACGTTATAGATCTTGTTCCAGGATCATCTTTACCTAATTTTCCTCATTATAGAATGAATCCCAAAGAATATGAGGAACTGAAAAGGCAAGTTGATGAGTTGAGAAGTAAGGATTTATTTAAGAAAGCATGAGCCCACGTACATGTCTTGCA
This window of the Malania oleifera isolate guangnan ecotype guangnan chromosome 6, ASM2987363v1, whole genome shotgun sequence genome carries:
- the LOC131158565 gene encoding uncharacterized protein LOC131158565; translated protein: MMIDGGSCMNVISKLVSEKLGLKIEAHPNPYKVSWANAATMSISHRCLVSVNIANYEEEIWCDILPMDIAYILLGRPWLYDLDVSHNGRTNTYIFGCNGKKIVLSPLEPKKEKQDKENKSLKRKEKVGTSLHILSKKQFEQGSKEAQVVYVVVTKENDTSTLEHEKPYEVSPILAKFEDVISKPPNELPPIRNIQHVIDLVPGSSLPNFPHYRMNPKEYEELKRQVDELRSKDLFKKA